Proteins encoded within one genomic window of Amycolatopsis sp. 2-15:
- a CDS encoding NADH:flavin oxidoreductase/NADH oxidase family protein, with protein MYDVQENILATPLTLPNGAVLANRLAKAATSEHLADRRGAPTRQLAEAYRRLAHSGAGLLISGNVMVDGSALEAQRNVVIEDFRHLPELRRWAAATVGTDSKLLLQLSHAGRQSMRGLKLAGRQQDVVAPSAVPLGLGKWLFRQPRALSDVEVVTLVQRFATAAYVAAEAGFAGVQLHAAHGYLLNQFLSPLVNRRDDRWGGPLENRMRFLLDVVRAIRAGTPPSFILSVKLNSADFQRGGFAPEDALVVAKALELEGVDLLEVSGGTYESIAVVDGTPERASTRAREAYFLDFADQFARELTIPLMLTGGFRSHAAMAEALTSGSVDLIGLARPITHDPTFPHRLLADPTARSTAPTPKIGHKLLDDLLNSSWHQQQLSRLGRDASPRPRRHPTTALLIAALTILRDALLHS; from the coding sequence ATGTACGACGTACAGGAGAATATCCTCGCCACCCCCCTCACGCTGCCCAACGGCGCCGTCCTGGCCAATCGGCTTGCGAAGGCTGCGACCAGTGAGCACCTGGCCGACCGGCGCGGCGCGCCGACGCGGCAGCTCGCGGAGGCCTACCGACGGCTCGCGCACTCCGGTGCAGGGCTGCTGATCAGCGGAAACGTCATGGTCGACGGCTCGGCGCTGGAGGCTCAGCGCAACGTGGTGATCGAAGACTTCCGCCACCTGCCCGAGCTGCGCCGCTGGGCGGCCGCGACCGTCGGCACCGACAGCAAGCTGCTCCTGCAGCTCTCGCACGCCGGCCGGCAGTCGATGCGCGGTCTCAAGCTCGCCGGGCGGCAGCAAGATGTCGTCGCGCCCTCGGCTGTGCCGTTGGGCCTGGGCAAGTGGCTCTTCCGGCAGCCGCGTGCGTTGTCCGACGTGGAAGTCGTCACGCTCGTCCAGCGCTTCGCCACCGCCGCGTACGTCGCCGCCGAAGCGGGCTTCGCGGGCGTCCAGCTCCACGCGGCCCACGGCTACCTGCTCAACCAGTTCCTGTCCCCGCTCGTCAACCGCCGTGACGACCGCTGGGGCGGTCCGCTGGAGAACCGGATGCGCTTCCTGCTGGACGTCGTGCGCGCCATCCGCGCCGGCACGCCGCCGTCGTTCATCCTGTCGGTCAAGCTCAACTCCGCCGACTTCCAACGCGGCGGCTTCGCCCCCGAAGACGCCCTCGTGGTCGCCAAAGCTCTCGAGCTGGAAGGTGTCGACCTCCTCGAGGTCTCCGGCGGCACCTACGAAAGCATCGCCGTCGTCGACGGCACTCCCGAGCGTGCCTCAACCCGCGCCCGCGAGGCCTACTTCCTCGACTTCGCCGATCAGTTCGCCCGCGAGCTCACGATTCCCCTCATGCTCACCGGCGGCTTCCGCTCCCACGCCGCCATGGCCGAAGCCCTCACCTCCGGCTCCGTCGACCTCATCGGCCTGGCCCGCCCCATCACCCACGACCCGACCTTCCCCCACCGTCTTCTGGCTGACCCCACCGCCCGAAGCACTGCCCCCACCCCCAAAATCGGCCACAAACTCCTCGACGACCTGCTCAACTCCTCCTGGCACCAACAACAACTCTCCCGCCTGGGCCGCGACGCCTCTCCCCGCCCACGCCGCCACCCCACCACCGCCCTCCTCATCGCGGCCCTCACCATCCTCCGCGACGCCCTCCTCCACTCCTAA
- a CDS encoding DUF3224 domain-containing protein, producing the protein MTSTATATFELDKWEPQAQDETGGTEFARVAIAKTFTGAVEGASTVEMLTASNPTSRAYVAFERLSVSVDGRKGSFVLRHTAGDEGLSLLILAGSGSGELTGISGSAAITQDEAGNHTFTLTYELPAV; encoded by the coding sequence ATGACCAGCACCGCGACCGCCACGTTCGAGCTGGACAAGTGGGAGCCGCAGGCCCAGGACGAAACCGGTGGCACCGAGTTCGCGCGGGTGGCCATCGCGAAGACGTTCACGGGTGCGGTGGAGGGCGCCAGCACCGTCGAGATGCTGACGGCGTCGAATCCCACTTCGCGCGCGTACGTCGCCTTCGAACGCCTGTCGGTGTCCGTCGACGGGCGCAAGGGTTCGTTCGTGCTGCGGCACACCGCGGGTGACGAAGGCCTGTCGCTGCTGATCCTCGCGGGCTCCGGATCAGGAGAGCTGACCGGCATTTCCGGCTCCGCCGCCATCACACAGGACGAGGCCGGCAACCACACGTTCACGCTGACCTACGAGCTCCCGGCAGTGTGA
- a CDS encoding S1C family serine protease — protein MTENASRPGPASPGGHQPHQTHPIAAQQNAQQHTQPQYGPYAQHGQYGQYGHQHQAAPNPLFTQQPQAQQATQPKRRGGKLAAVVGATALAAALVGGGAGAAIVGLTTTSVASPASSSAIAGQTVSNTTSTGDVSTVAAKVLPSVVQVNVDTGQGEAIGSGVILTSDGRVLTNAHVVDGAVGDVTITTADGKKYQASVVGADTKGDIAVLQAKDASGLTAATLGDSSKLVVGQEVIAIGSPGGLQNTVTTGIVSALNRPLSDVGGGEQQQSPFSRTSSQADNGPSYTAIQTDASINQGNSGGALVDAQGQVIGINSALYSPSASAGGSAGSVGIGFAIPVNDAKTIVNQIVNG, from the coding sequence ATGACCGAGAACGCGAGTCGGCCCGGCCCCGCCTCACCCGGTGGGCACCAGCCGCACCAGACCCACCCGATCGCTGCTCAGCAGAACGCCCAGCAACACACCCAGCCGCAGTACGGCCCGTACGCCCAGCACGGGCAGTACGGGCAGTACGGCCACCAGCACCAGGCCGCGCCGAACCCGCTCTTCACGCAGCAGCCGCAGGCCCAGCAGGCGACGCAGCCGAAGCGACGGGGCGGCAAGCTCGCCGCCGTCGTCGGCGCGACCGCGCTGGCCGCGGCGCTCGTCGGCGGGGGCGCCGGTGCGGCGATCGTCGGGCTGACCACCACGTCGGTGGCCTCGCCCGCGTCGTCCTCCGCGATCGCCGGGCAGACGGTCAGCAACACGACCTCCACCGGCGACGTCAGCACGGTCGCGGCGAAGGTCCTGCCGAGCGTCGTGCAGGTCAACGTCGACACCGGCCAGGGCGAAGCCATCGGCTCGGGCGTCATCCTGACCTCCGACGGCCGGGTCCTCACCAACGCCCACGTGGTCGACGGCGCGGTCGGCGACGTCACGATCACGACGGCCGACGGCAAGAAGTACCAGGCCAGCGTGGTCGGCGCCGACACCAAGGGCGACATCGCGGTGCTGCAGGCCAAGGACGCCAGCGGCCTCACCGCCGCCACCCTCGGCGACTCGAGCAAGCTCGTGGTCGGCCAGGAAGTGATCGCCATCGGCTCGCCGGGCGGGCTGCAGAACACCGTGACCACCGGCATCGTCAGCGCGCTGAACCGGCCGCTGTCCGACGTCGGCGGGGGCGAGCAGCAGCAGTCGCCGTTCAGCCGCACGTCGAGCCAGGCGGACAACGGCCCCAGCTACACCGCGATCCAGACCGACGCCTCGATCAACCAGGGCAACTCCGGCGGCGCGCTCGTCGACGCCCAGGGCCAGGTCATCGGCATCAACTCCGCCCTCTACAGCCCGTCGGCCTCGGCAGGAGGCTCCGCGGGCAGCGTCGGGATCGGCTTCGCGATCCCGGTCAACGACGCCAAGACGATCGTGAACCAGATCGTCAACGGCTGA
- the orn gene encoding oligoribonuclease encodes MTDHLVWIDCEMTGLDLGKDALIEIAALVTDADLNVLGEGVDIVIHTDDTTLDGMPQVVHDMHAKSGLTEEVRASAVTLAEAEQRVLDYIREHVPDPGTAPLAGNSIATDRGFISRDMPALDSHLHYRMVDVSSVKELVRRWYPRIYYAKPEKGLAHRALADIKESIGELDYYRNVAFVPQPGPTSEQAKAAAAEVQERHRS; translated from the coding sequence GTGACCGACCACCTAGTCTGGATCGACTGCGAGATGACGGGGCTCGACCTCGGCAAAGACGCGTTGATCGAAATAGCCGCCCTCGTGACCGACGCCGACCTCAACGTCCTCGGCGAGGGAGTCGACATCGTCATCCACACCGACGACACCACGCTCGACGGCATGCCGCAGGTGGTCCACGACATGCACGCCAAGTCCGGGCTCACCGAAGAAGTCCGCGCCTCCGCGGTGACGCTCGCCGAAGCCGAGCAGCGCGTGCTCGACTACATCCGCGAGCACGTCCCCGACCCCGGCACGGCCCCCCTGGCGGGCAACTCCATCGCCACCGACCGCGGCTTCATCTCCCGCGACATGCCGGCCCTCGACAGCCACCTGCACTACCGCATGGTCGACGTGTCGTCGGTCAAGGAACTGGTCCGGCGCTGGTACCCGCGGATCTACTACGCAAAGCCGGAGAAGGGCCTCGCCCACCGCGCGCTCGCCGACATCAAGGAATCCATCGGCGAACTCGACTACTACCGCAACGTCGCCTTCGTCCCCCAACCCGGGCCGACCAGCGAACAAGCCAAAGCCGCGGCCGCCGAAGTGCAGGAACGCCACCGAAGCTGA
- a CDS encoding M20 family metallopeptidase yields the protein MTDAAPVPPDDSHLRALIEATAEAVAAAEPLGSDHTGAESGVRAAVEREVLARAGELVALSQDLHAHPEEGFTEHRSVGALAELLRAHGHEVTVGLGGLDTALRASTPDNGGPHIAVLSEYDALPGLGHACGHNVICTAGAGGFLGSAAVAEQVGGRVSLIGTPAEEGGGGKETLARAGVFDDVDAVIMLHPFSHDIALHPFLGRRQLEMVFHGVGAHASAQPFMGRNALDAAVAAYQGVSMLRQQLPSTDRVHGVFTDGGARPNVIPERAALLFYLRSADPETLRDLAKRMTAIAHGAAEMTGCGVELTWDSQPAYLPIRFNTTLAGRWSVNQADTGRKALPPGIVPEFLTGSTDLGNLSYRMPALHPMIAVSGPTVALHTKEFAEAAGSPSGDKAVVDGALGLALTAADYLADKALRQAVHDEFEASGGALDVPKFFD from the coding sequence ATGACCGACGCCGCTCCCGTCCCACCCGACGACTCCCACCTGCGCGCCCTGATCGAAGCCACGGCCGAAGCCGTCGCGGCCGCCGAACCCCTCGGCTCCGACCACACCGGAGCCGAGTCCGGCGTGCGCGCGGCCGTGGAACGAGAAGTGCTGGCTCGTGCCGGCGAACTCGTTGCGCTGAGCCAAGACCTGCACGCCCACCCGGAAGAGGGCTTCACCGAGCACCGGTCCGTCGGCGCGCTGGCGGAGCTCCTGCGCGCCCACGGCCACGAGGTCACGGTCGGCCTCGGCGGCCTCGACACGGCGCTGCGCGCGAGCACGCCGGACAACGGCGGGCCGCACATCGCGGTGCTGTCGGAGTACGACGCGCTGCCCGGGCTCGGTCACGCGTGCGGGCACAACGTCATCTGCACCGCCGGCGCCGGCGGCTTCCTGGGTTCCGCGGCCGTCGCCGAGCAGGTCGGCGGGCGCGTGTCCCTCATCGGCACGCCCGCGGAAGAGGGCGGTGGCGGCAAGGAGACGCTCGCGCGCGCCGGGGTGTTCGACGACGTCGATGCCGTGATCATGCTCCACCCGTTCAGCCACGACATCGCGCTGCACCCGTTCCTCGGCCGGCGGCAGCTGGAGATGGTGTTCCACGGCGTCGGGGCCCACGCGTCGGCGCAGCCGTTCATGGGACGCAACGCGCTCGACGCCGCCGTAGCGGCCTACCAAGGCGTGTCGATGCTGCGGCAGCAACTGCCGTCCACCGACCGCGTGCACGGCGTCTTCACCGACGGCGGCGCCCGGCCCAACGTGATCCCCGAACGCGCAGCGCTGCTGTTCTACCTCCGCTCGGCCGACCCCGAGACGTTGCGCGACCTCGCGAAGCGGATGACCGCGATCGCCCACGGCGCCGCCGAGATGACGGGCTGCGGCGTGGAGCTGACGTGGGACTCGCAGCCGGCGTACCTGCCGATCCGCTTCAACACCACGCTCGCCGGCCGGTGGTCGGTGAACCAAGCGGACACGGGCCGCAAAGCGCTGCCGCCGGGCATCGTGCCGGAGTTCCTCACCGGGTCGACCGATCTCGGCAACCTCTCCTACCGGATGCCCGCGCTGCACCCGATGATCGCCGTCTCCGGGCCGACGGTTGCCTTGCACACCAAGGAATTCGCCGAAGCCGCCGGCTCGCCCTCCGGCGACAAGGCCGTGGTCGACGGCGCGCTCGGCCTCGCCCTCACGGCCGCCGACTACCTCGCTGACAAGGCGCTGCGCCAAGCCGTGCACGACGAGTTCGAAGCCTCCGGAGGTGCCCTCGACGTCCCGAAATTCTTCGACTGA
- a CDS encoding DNA-methyltransferase, with product MFDEVARVLAPRGTVWINLGDSFGGSWGNYVATGSNAATSLTRLAQGHGVHRPPQSSHRQKDLVGAPWRTVFAMQSRGWFLRRAVVWHKPNARPESVRDRFAQRYEWVFLLARRCDHWSFVREDLASDVWRVSGDRGSTGHPAVGTVEIARRCICLSCPPGGVVLDPFSGSGTTGVAALESGRGYVGIDVDPQWERVASARLAKARLR from the coding sequence GTGTTCGACGAAGTCGCGCGCGTGTTGGCTCCGCGGGGCACGGTCTGGATCAACCTCGGCGACAGCTTCGGTGGCTCCTGGGGCAACTACGTGGCAACCGGCTCCAATGCCGCGACCTCGTTAACGCGCCTCGCCCAAGGACACGGGGTACACCGGCCACCGCAGTCGAGTCACCGGCAGAAAGACCTGGTCGGCGCTCCGTGGCGGACTGTGTTCGCGATGCAGAGTCGCGGCTGGTTCCTGCGGCGCGCCGTGGTCTGGCATAAACCGAACGCCCGGCCGGAGAGCGTCAGAGACCGGTTTGCCCAGCGGTATGAGTGGGTGTTCCTGCTCGCCCGCCGCTGCGATCATTGGTCGTTCGTTCGTGAGGATCTTGCATCGGACGTCTGGCGCGTCAGCGGGGACCGCGGAAGCACAGGCCATCCCGCGGTCGGCACAGTGGAGATCGCTCGGCGTTGCATCTGCCTCAGCTGCCCGCCCGGCGGCGTGGTGCTCGATCCCTTCTCCGGGAGCGGGACGACGGGTGTGGCAGCTCTGGAGTCCGGACGCGGCTACGTGGGCATCGACGTCGATCCCCAGTGGGAACGCGTGGCGTCAGCGCGTCTCGCGAAGGCGAGACTGCGATGA
- a CDS encoding ATP-binding protein — MDRQILDIAGNVLFCADGSTWGVWRVFPRESARSTGKQLRQLYERTVTLMKSLRGEVMIASLCEQVQPHAIVRRCLDGVDLDANPHWAETVHNAWDQLETLDVLGRSYWIAKPLDGEGWRESTQGLLRATGAALAASLGLSARPATASAIAVARERVRVAGQDLDGSIPIRPASEAELLWWLCRAPVRGVDEPQLETSETVHNTGISVSRSGRASLATLRGSVLDEGGRTDRAGGLLGPPATLNRRFLKCVTPRDDVLVTSYQAYLVLAEMPRAFTFPGHEILARLADIGFGVDYALRITATTNEEARASNRRRTRDLMSQDEEHGGDAAGVPADVHSAQEEIQHKNARLGASSTELDLEVGVVACVWGETADECDARAKVLRRAFLGGEYKWERPLGGQRHLYQALLPGYRTPLVLRECSQNLLATDAAMLLPVSATEFGDPTGALFGMVLDGGAIAPYLLDPTYGPTHDSSGGLAVIGELGAGKSVVLKNVAAVVRLMLDGRVIAVDRTRSREWVPVAGALPGNSQVVDVVDPTLDSERANSAELRYSCDPLRVFGGNAKTSTGIAEIFFAAWLDLESNSAERDALGRGLDAVSGTAGASSNALVDMLARQGKHDPAARALATRLQRLRRDPITRPIFDPDLPPVDLFDADMVVFCTHEIPLPSALEMSSERMAARVPPRKLFGRAFHLLIAAIAKEICFGTDRWGEFICDEAYNVTGTPEGQQIALEFVRDGRKHGADAAFGSHAAKDLGDDVLRGLIAVRFLGRHRDDALARQGLAWLGIDPSDSHYHEIVTRELSPLNPAGGEAERRARAGEFVVRDHAGRVGRVKVMTQPYRTLPKSVLTTPRIDRGGTRR; from the coding sequence ATGGACCGACAGATCCTGGACATCGCCGGCAACGTGCTGTTCTGCGCGGACGGTTCGACGTGGGGCGTGTGGCGGGTGTTCCCGCGGGAGAGTGCGCGCTCGACCGGGAAGCAGTTGCGCCAGCTCTACGAGCGCACGGTGACGTTGATGAAGTCGCTGCGTGGGGAGGTGATGATCGCGTCGCTGTGTGAGCAGGTGCAGCCGCACGCGATCGTGCGCCGGTGTCTCGACGGTGTCGACCTCGATGCCAATCCGCATTGGGCCGAGACCGTGCACAATGCCTGGGATCAGCTCGAGACCTTGGACGTGCTGGGTCGCAGTTACTGGATTGCCAAGCCGTTGGATGGTGAGGGTTGGCGCGAGAGTACGCAGGGGTTGTTGCGTGCGACCGGGGCGGCTCTCGCGGCCAGTCTCGGTCTGTCGGCGCGCCCTGCGACGGCGAGCGCGATCGCCGTGGCGCGCGAGCGTGTCCGGGTCGCGGGCCAGGACTTGGACGGGTCGATCCCGATCCGGCCGGCGAGCGAGGCGGAGCTGCTGTGGTGGTTGTGTCGGGCGCCGGTCCGTGGGGTTGACGAGCCTCAGCTCGAGACCAGCGAGACCGTCCACAACACCGGGATCTCGGTCTCGCGCAGCGGCCGGGCCAGTCTCGCCACGCTCCGCGGCAGCGTTCTCGACGAAGGCGGACGAACTGATCGCGCCGGCGGTCTGCTGGGTCCGCCGGCGACGCTGAACCGGCGCTTCCTCAAATGCGTGACCCCCCGTGACGACGTGCTGGTCACCAGCTACCAGGCCTACCTTGTGTTGGCGGAGATGCCGCGCGCGTTCACCTTTCCCGGTCACGAGATTCTGGCGCGTCTGGCTGACATCGGGTTCGGCGTGGACTACGCGCTGCGGATCACCGCGACGACCAACGAAGAAGCGCGCGCGAGCAACCGGCGCCGGACCCGTGACCTGATGAGCCAGGACGAGGAGCACGGCGGGGACGCGGCCGGTGTGCCGGCGGATGTGCATTCGGCGCAGGAGGAGATCCAGCACAAGAACGCCCGGCTCGGCGCCAGCTCCACTGAACTGGACCTCGAGGTCGGGGTGGTCGCGTGTGTGTGGGGCGAAACCGCCGACGAGTGCGACGCCCGCGCCAAGGTCCTGCGACGGGCGTTCCTGGGCGGTGAGTACAAGTGGGAGCGTCCGCTCGGCGGGCAGCGCCACCTGTACCAGGCGCTGCTGCCTGGGTATCGGACGCCGTTGGTGTTGCGGGAGTGCAGCCAGAACCTGCTGGCCACCGACGCGGCGATGTTGCTGCCGGTGTCCGCGACCGAGTTCGGAGATCCGACCGGTGCGTTGTTCGGGATGGTGCTCGACGGCGGCGCGATCGCGCCCTACCTGCTCGACCCGACCTACGGCCCGACGCACGACTCGTCCGGCGGTCTGGCGGTGATTGGCGAGCTCGGCGCCGGCAAGTCCGTCGTGCTAAAGAACGTCGCCGCGGTCGTTCGGCTGATGCTCGACGGCCGGGTGATTGCCGTCGATCGCACCCGCAGCCGGGAATGGGTCCCCGTCGCCGGGGCGCTGCCAGGCAACAGCCAGGTCGTGGACGTCGTCGACCCGACCCTGGACAGTGAGCGCGCGAACTCCGCGGAGCTGCGGTACTCGTGCGATCCGCTGCGGGTGTTCGGCGGCAACGCGAAGACCAGCACCGGTATTGCCGAGATCTTCTTCGCCGCGTGGCTCGACCTTGAGTCCAACTCCGCCGAACGCGACGCGCTGGGCCGCGGGCTGGACGCCGTGAGCGGAACCGCCGGCGCCTCAAGCAACGCCCTCGTCGACATGCTCGCCCGGCAAGGCAAGCACGATCCCGCCGCCCGGGCTCTCGCCACGCGGCTGCAGCGGTTGCGGCGGGACCCGATCACCCGCCCGATCTTCGACCCGGACTTGCCGCCGGTGGACCTGTTCGACGCGGACATGGTCGTGTTCTGCACTCACGAGATCCCGCTGCCGAGCGCCTTGGAGATGAGCAGCGAGCGCATGGCCGCGCGCGTGCCGCCCCGCAAGCTGTTCGGGCGAGCCTTCCACCTGCTGATCGCGGCGATCGCGAAGGAGATCTGCTTCGGCACCGACCGGTGGGGCGAGTTCATCTGCGACGAGGCCTACAACGTCACCGGCACCCCCGAGGGCCAGCAGATCGCGCTCGAGTTCGTGCGCGATGGCCGCAAGCACGGTGCCGACGCCGCATTCGGTTCCCACGCGGCGAAGGACCTCGGCGACGACGTCCTGCGTGGACTGATCGCCGTCAGGTTCCTCGGCCGCCACCGCGACGACGCCCTCGCGCGGCAAGGCCTCGCCTGGCTAGGCATCGACCCATCCGACAGCCACTACCACGAGATCGTCACCCGCGAGCTCTCCCCGCTGAACCCGGCCGGGGGAGAGGCGGAGCGCCGCGCCCGCGCGGGCGAATTCGTGGTCCGCGACCATGCGGGCCGCGTCGGACGGGTCAAAGTGATGACCCAGCCCTACCGGACCTTGCCCAAATCCGTGCTCACCACACCGAGAATCGACCGCGGCGGCACCAGGCGGTGA